The following are from one region of the Gaiellales bacterium genome:
- a CDS encoding VOC family protein — protein sequence MHLEGIHHITMITGDAPGNVDFYTRVLGLRMVAKTVNQDDPTVYHLFYADENGSPGTEMTFFEYPGARRGRAGAGMVHTLVSRVGSEAALDFWAERLAAEGIATEREGDRLRFADPEGLGHELAVDPGADLLAAEHPQIPAEFALGGLIGVRAYSIDEDGSRRVLEDVLGATALAPSTWELRGSERAATITFERAPAVGIPGAGTVHHVAWGTTQAEHPRWLERLAERGVRSTPVIDRHYFHSIYFREPGGVLYEIADDGPGFTVDLPLDQLGSKVILPPWLESDREAIEARLTPLPDPRASRTTA from the coding sequence ATGCACCTCGAGGGCATCCACCACATCACGATGATCACGGGCGACGCGCCCGGGAACGTCGACTTCTACACCCGCGTCCTCGGCCTGCGGATGGTCGCGAAGACCGTCAACCAGGACGACCCGACCGTCTACCACCTCTTCTACGCCGACGAGAACGGCTCGCCGGGCACCGAGATGACCTTCTTCGAGTACCCGGGCGCGCGCCGCGGCCGCGCCGGCGCCGGCATGGTGCACACGCTCGTCTCGCGCGTCGGCTCCGAGGCGGCGCTCGACTTCTGGGCGGAGCGGCTGGCCGCGGAGGGCATCGCCACCGAGCGCGAGGGCGACCGGCTGCGCTTCGCCGACCCCGAGGGCCTCGGCCACGAGCTCGCCGTCGACCCCGGCGCCGACCTGCTCGCCGCCGAGCATCCCCAGATCCCGGCCGAGTTCGCGCTGGGCGGGCTGATCGGCGTCCGCGCCTACAGCATCGACGAGGACGGCAGCCGCCGGGTGCTCGAGGACGTGCTCGGCGCGACCGCGCTGGCCCCGTCGACCTGGGAGCTGCGCGGATCGGAGCGGGCCGCGACGATCACGTTCGAGCGCGCCCCGGCCGTCGGCATCCCCGGCGCCGGCACCGTGCATCACGTCGCCTGGGGCACCACCCAGGCGGAGCATCCGCGCTGGCTCGAGCGGCTGGCCGAGCGCGGCGTGCGCTCGACGCCTGTGATCGACCGCCACTACTTCCACTCGATCTACTTCCGCGAGCCCGGCGGCGTGCTCTACGAGATCGCCGACGACGGCCCCGGCTTCACGGTCGACCTGCCGCTCGACCAGCTCGGGTCGAAGGTGATCCTGCCGCCGTGGCTCGAGTCCGACCGCGAGGCGATCGAGGCCCGGCTGACGCCGCTCCCCGATCCGCGGGCGAGCCGGACGACGGCCTAG
- a CDS encoding ABC transporter ATP-binding protein — translation MAAAVMAERVGRDYGAVCAVSDLSFEVGPGDVVGVLGRNGAGKTTSIRVLTTIVAPTRGHFAVAGVPHTRPDEIRRRIGVLPEGGGYPARQTGEEHLVYHARLRGASRAAARAAAAALLEEFGLADRAHTPLGSYSLGMRRRLGIARALVNDPAVVFLDEPTLGLDPAGRRVVLDHVRAVAAGRGAAVLLSTHLLDDVEACCTRVLILHHGRTVAAGTVSEVVALAAAPRSAVVRVAPDDARRAVAVLAVTPGVGGAEEAPGRPGELRVDLASGNGAGDQAAALRALLDAGIAPLGLTVEGARLSDAFLEMTGAA, via the coding sequence GTGGCGGCAGCGGTAATGGCGGAGCGCGTCGGGAGGGACTACGGGGCGGTGTGCGCCGTCTCCGACCTCTCGTTCGAGGTCGGTCCCGGCGACGTGGTCGGCGTGCTGGGCCGAAACGGCGCAGGCAAGACGACGTCGATCCGCGTTCTCACGACGATCGTCGCGCCCACCCGCGGCCATTTTGCGGTCGCCGGCGTCCCGCACACGCGCCCGGACGAGATCCGCCGCCGGATCGGCGTGCTGCCCGAGGGCGGCGGCTACCCGGCCCGCCAGACGGGGGAGGAGCACCTCGTCTACCACGCCCGCCTGCGCGGGGCCTCGCGCGCCGCCGCGCGCGCGGCCGCCGCGGCGCTGCTCGAGGAGTTCGGGCTCGCCGATCGTGCTCACACGCCGCTCGGTAGCTACAGCCTCGGCATGCGCCGGCGGCTGGGGATCGCCCGCGCGCTCGTGAACGACCCCGCCGTGGTGTTCCTCGACGAGCCGACGCTCGGGCTCGACCCGGCCGGGCGCCGCGTCGTGCTCGACCACGTGCGTGCCGTCGCGGCGGGGCGCGGCGCGGCCGTGCTGCTCTCGACCCACCTCCTGGACGACGTCGAGGCCTGCTGCACGCGCGTGCTCATCCTCCACCACGGCCGCACCGTCGCCGCGGGCACGGTCTCGGAGGTCGTTGCCCTGGCCGCGGCGCCGCGTTCGGCCGTCGTGCGGGTGGCGCCGGACGACGCCCGGCGGGCGGTCGCCGTGCTGGCCGTGACGCCCGGCGTGGGCGGTGCGGAGGAGGCGCCCGGCCGGCCTGGCGAGCTGCGCGTCGACCTTGCCTCCGGCAACGGGGCCGGCGATCAGGCCGCGGCCCTTCGGGCCCTGCTCGACGCCGGCATCGCCCCGCTCGGGCTGACCGTCGAGGGCGCGCGGCTGAGCGACGCCTTCCTCGAGATGACGGGGGCGGCATGA
- a CDS encoding ABC transporter permease subunit, with amino-acid sequence MSDGRSAPGWWVVLGQELRDVWLGGRGLALTFAFSLILSAVAYLVATNTALNFLEQREAVGLIVQVSVAMGGILVVIAAADAISGERDRGTLETLLLAPVPRRQIAAGKLAAALSLWPAAFLVALPYVWFLGRGVGVVGDAVVVGLLVGSLLALELGALGLVLSLFAGSNRVSLALSLFVLLALFAPTQLSAGAQQGWAGDLMLRTNPLTAGVHYVGRVLVDGHSLARDADLLVAPAVAAIALAAVALLAAGRMRLRPGGAR; translated from the coding sequence ATGAGCGACGGGAGGTCGGCGCCGGGCTGGTGGGTCGTCCTCGGCCAGGAGCTGCGCGATGTCTGGCTGGGCGGGCGCGGTCTCGCGCTCACGTTCGCGTTCAGCCTCATCCTGTCGGCCGTCGCCTACCTCGTGGCCACGAACACGGCGCTGAACTTCCTCGAGCAGCGCGAGGCGGTCGGGCTGATCGTGCAGGTGTCGGTCGCGATGGGCGGCATCCTGGTCGTGATTGCCGCCGCCGACGCGATCAGCGGCGAGCGCGATCGGGGCACGCTCGAGACGCTCCTGCTCGCTCCGGTGCCGCGCCGCCAGATCGCCGCCGGCAAGCTGGCCGCCGCCCTCTCGCTGTGGCCGGCCGCGTTCCTGGTGGCGCTGCCGTACGTGTGGTTCCTCGGCCGCGGGGTCGGAGTGGTCGGCGACGCCGTCGTCGTCGGGCTGCTGGTCGGCAGCCTGCTCGCGCTCGAGCTGGGCGCGCTCGGCCTCGTGCTGAGCCTGTTCGCCGGGTCGAACCGGGTCAGCCTCGCGCTCAGCCTGTTCGTGCTGCTGGCCTTGTTCGCGCCGACCCAGCTCTCCGCCGGCGCCCAGCAGGGCTGGGCCGGCGACCTGATGCTGCGGACGAACCCGCTCACCGCCGGGGTGCACTACGTCGGCCGCGTGCTCGTCGACGGGCACAGCCTGGCCCGCGACGCCGACCTGCTGGTGGCGCCGGCCGTCGCGGCGATCGCGCTCGCGGCCGTGGCGCTGCTCGCCGCCGGACGCATGCGACTGCGGCCGGGAGGGGCGCGATGA
- a CDS encoding FAD-dependent oxidoreductase, whose amino-acid sequence MLDRLFSPLELGPVTIRNRVVSTSHQTTLVHDHLPTDDLIAYHRARAAGGAGLIVIEATAIHSTGLLTPHTLGGYLPEIVPAYRRLADAVHEHGTRLFCQLFHGGREIITSGPRPPAVSASSIPSARFMTEPRELSVAEIDEMLEGYRQAAAFARAGGLDGVEVCAGFGYLPTQFLSAHANARTDRYGGSFSNRLRFLREVLAAMREGVGPDGAVGCRLTDESGSFDGTDEADVIEAAGTVADEGLADYVSVALGGSSTYRGSTWIVPPSPTRRNAIEAFARRFKPRVTVPLIAAGRVLDPAEADRMIGEGVCEAVGMTRAMIADPGLARKARAGEPATACIGCNQGCIGHYHAGIPIACTVNPWTGFEARLPRPAPAARAETVVVVGAGPAGCAAAAAAAACGHRVIVLERGAEPGGQMRFALGAPGHAEIASGLLDVLSGWLAAADVRFGVDAGADEVLALSPDRVVVATGAEPYRPALAGAGVEVVHAWDALAGAQVGGRVLVSDWGGDWTGLDVAEALAARGAQVRLTTSAVAFGAAVHQYQRNLYLARLDEAGVGLIHHLRPVGLRPGAVECANVFSHRPVSIEGVDTLVVSAGRTARNDLHDALLAAGVAVERVGDTLSPRSFEEAIREGTLAGMGIAEPAAA is encoded by the coding sequence ATGCTCGACCGCCTCTTCTCGCCGCTCGAGCTGGGCCCGGTGACGATCCGAAACCGGGTCGTCTCGACGTCGCATCAGACGACGCTCGTCCACGACCACCTGCCGACCGACGACCTGATCGCCTACCACCGGGCGCGGGCCGCCGGCGGGGCCGGGCTGATCGTGATCGAGGCGACCGCGATCCACTCGACCGGCCTGCTCACGCCGCACACGCTGGGCGGCTACCTGCCCGAGATCGTGCCGGCCTATCGGCGGCTCGCGGACGCCGTCCACGAGCACGGCACCCGCCTGTTCTGCCAGCTCTTCCACGGCGGCCGCGAGATCATCACGTCCGGGCCGCGACCGCCCGCCGTGTCGGCCTCGTCGATCCCCTCCGCCCGGTTCATGACCGAGCCGCGCGAGCTGAGCGTGGCCGAGATCGACGAGATGCTCGAGGGGTACCGCCAGGCGGCGGCGTTCGCCCGCGCCGGCGGCCTGGACGGCGTCGAGGTGTGCGCCGGCTTCGGCTACCTGCCGACCCAGTTCCTCTCCGCCCATGCCAACGCCCGCACCGACCGCTACGGCGGCTCGTTCTCGAACCGGCTGCGGTTCCTGCGCGAGGTGCTCGCGGCCATGCGCGAGGGCGTCGGTCCGGACGGGGCCGTCGGCTGCCGGCTGACCGACGAGAGCGGCTCGTTCGACGGCACCGACGAGGCGGACGTGATCGAGGCGGCGGGGACCGTCGCCGACGAGGGCCTGGCGGACTACGTCTCGGTCGCGCTGGGCGGGTCGTCCACCTACCGCGGCTCCACCTGGATCGTGCCGCCCTCCCCCACCCGGCGGAACGCGATCGAGGCGTTCGCGCGCCGGTTCAAGCCGCGCGTCACCGTCCCGCTGATCGCGGCCGGGCGGGTGCTCGACCCGGCCGAGGCCGACCGCATGATCGGCGAGGGCGTCTGCGAGGCCGTCGGGATGACTCGGGCGATGATCGCCGACCCCGGCCTGGCGCGGAAGGCGCGCGCCGGCGAGCCGGCCACCGCCTGCATCGGCTGCAACCAGGGCTGCATCGGCCACTACCACGCCGGCATCCCGATCGCCTGCACGGTGAACCCGTGGACCGGCTTCGAGGCCCGCCTGCCCCGGCCGGCGCCCGCCGCCCGGGCCGAGACCGTCGTCGTGGTCGGCGCCGGGCCGGCCGGGTGTGCCGCCGCCGCGGCGGCCGCGGCGTGCGGCCACCGCGTGATCGTGCTCGAGCGGGGAGCCGAGCCCGGCGGTCAGATGCGCTTCGCCCTGGGCGCCCCGGGTCACGCGGAGATCGCGAGCGGGCTTCTCGACGTCCTCTCCGGCTGGCTGGCGGCCGCAGACGTCCGCTTCGGCGTGGACGCGGGTGCGGATGAGGTGCTCGCTCTCTCGCCCGACAGGGTCGTCGTCGCGACGGGCGCCGAGCCATATCGGCCTGCCCTTGCGGGCGCGGGCGTCGAGGTCGTCCACGCCTGGGACGCGCTGGCGGGCGCGCAGGTCGGCGGGCGCGTGCTCGTCAGCGACTGGGGCGGCGACTGGACCGGGCTCGACGTCGCCGAGGCACTCGCCGCGCGCGGCGCCCAGGTGCGGCTGACGACCTCGGCGGTCGCGTTCGGCGCGGCCGTGCACCAGTACCAGCGCAACCTGTACCTGGCCCGGCTGGACGAGGCCGGCGTCGGGCTGATCCACCACCTGCGCCCGGTCGGCCTGCGGCCGGGGGCGGTCGAGTGCGCGAACGTCTTCTCCCACCGGCCGGTCTCGATCGAGGGCGTCGACACGCTGGTCGTGAGCGCAGGGCGGACGGCCAGGAACGACCTGCACGACGCGCTCCTCGCCGCCGGCGTCGCGGTCGAGCGGGTCGGCGACACCCTGAGCCCGCGCTCGTTCGAGGAGGCGATCCGCGAGGGCACCCTGGCCGGGATGGGCATCGCCGAGCCGGCCGCCGCCTGA
- a CDS encoding metallophosphoesterase family protein — protein sequence MPDDPPVKVAALYDIHGNLPALEAVLAEPDVAAADVVVIGGDAVEGPMPVETLALLEGLGERVRWLRGNTEREVLERRGADPAEGGIWDRRATWVAAQLTSDQLARVAAWPATVAVDVDGLGPTRFCHATPRDDYEIFTAITPAEVVEPMLAAAEPTVVCGHTHVQFDRAIGERRVVNAGSVGFPYEGVTGARWCLLGPDVELRRTAYDMEAAAARIAATDLPEAADLAQESLQPAAAEEATTHFEEMRIGRE from the coding sequence TTGCCTGACGACCCACCGGTGAAGGTGGCGGCGCTGTACGACATCCATGGCAACCTGCCCGCCCTCGAGGCCGTCCTGGCCGAGCCGGACGTGGCGGCGGCGGACGTCGTCGTCATCGGCGGCGACGCGGTGGAAGGGCCGATGCCGGTCGAGACGCTCGCGCTGCTGGAGGGCCTCGGGGAGCGGGTACGCTGGCTGCGCGGGAACACGGAGCGCGAGGTGCTCGAGCGGCGCGGCGCCGACCCCGCCGAGGGCGGCATCTGGGACCGGCGCGCGACCTGGGTCGCCGCCCAGCTCACGTCGGATCAGCTCGCCCGCGTCGCGGCGTGGCCGGCCACCGTCGCCGTGGACGTCGACGGCCTTGGCCCGACCCGGTTCTGCCACGCGACGCCGCGCGACGACTACGAGATCTTCACGGCGATCACCCCGGCCGAGGTCGTCGAGCCGATGCTCGCCGCCGCCGAGCCGACGGTGGTGTGCGGCCACACCCACGTCCAGTTCGACCGCGCGATCGGGGAACGGAGGGTGGTGAACGCCGGCAGCGTCGGCTTCCCGTACGAGGGGGTGACCGGCGCCCGCTGGTGCCTGCTCGGGCCGGACGTCGAGCTGCGGCGGACGGCCTACGACATGGAGGCGGCCGCGGCGCGGATCGCGGCCACGGACCTGCCGGAGGCGGCCGATCTCGCGCAGGAGAGCCTGCAGCCGGCCGCGGCGGAGGAGGCGACGACGCACTTCGAGGAGATGCGCATCGGGCGGGAGTGA
- the ftcD gene encoding glutamate formimidoyltransferase: MRGLLEAVPNFSVGRDRAVLAAIRAAIDGHARVLDVHADADHNRSVFTCVGAADELVDGLDAGIAVAAERIDLTAHEGVHPRVGAADVVPIVRFREGDPEPARVAHALGERIGRRGIPVLGYAELGDGRRPAFFRAAGTDALAAKLASGEIAPLYGPARLHPSAGAVLLGVRPPLVAFNVDLRTGDVEVARAIAATVRERDGGLAGVQALGLRLAGTGRAQVSMNLIDVAATPLHVVVAEVARLAAERGVEVERGELVGLMPAATAAAAAGAALALDGMAPDRVLEVAAGGEFGR; encoded by the coding sequence ATGCGCGGGCTCCTCGAGGCGGTGCCGAACTTCTCGGTCGGTCGCGACCGCGCCGTCCTCGCCGCCATCCGGGCGGCGATCGACGGACACGCCCGCGTGCTGGACGTCCATGCCGACGCAGACCACAACCGGTCGGTCTTCACGTGCGTCGGCGCGGCGGACGAGCTGGTGGACGGCCTCGATGCCGGGATCGCCGTCGCCGCCGAGCGGATCGACCTGACGGCGCACGAGGGCGTGCACCCGCGGGTGGGCGCCGCCGACGTCGTCCCGATCGTCCGCTTCCGGGAGGGCGATCCGGAGCCGGCCCGCGTCGCCCACGCCCTGGGCGAGCGGATCGGCCGCCGGGGCATCCCGGTGCTCGGCTACGCGGAGCTCGGCGACGGCCGCCGGCCGGCCTTCTTCCGCGCGGCGGGCACCGACGCGCTGGCGGCAAAGCTCGCCAGCGGTGAGATCGCCCCGCTGTACGGCCCGGCGCGGCTGCATCCGAGCGCCGGCGCGGTCCTGCTGGGCGTCCGCCCGCCGCTGGTCGCGTTCAACGTCGACCTGCGTACCGGCGACGTCGAGGTGGCCCGCGCGATCGCCGCGACGGTGCGGGAGCGCGACGGCGGCCTGGCCGGCGTCCAGGCGCTCGGCCTGCGGCTGGCGGGCACCGGCCGCGCCCAGGTGTCCATGAACCTGATCGACGTCGCGGCGACACCGCTCCACGTCGTGGTCGCGGAGGTTGCGCGGCTGGCGGCGGAACGGGGAGTCGAGGTGGAGCGGGGCGAGCTCGTCGGCCTCATGCCGGCCGCGACGGCCGCAGCTGCCGCCGGGGCGGCGCTCGCGCTCGACGGCATGGCCCCCGACCGGGTGCTCGAGGTCGCGGCCGGCGGCGAGTTCGGGCGGTAG
- the hutH gene encoding histidine ammonia-lyase, translated as MAATIELSGHDLGIEDVERVAVGGESAVLGARALEQMAASRALIDRVVAEGTPTYGVNTGFGRFVDVHIAPEQAAQLQLNLLRSHACGVGEPFPDEVVRGATLLRANALAKGSSGVRVEPVQLLLDLLTAGVVPVVPSRGSLGASGDLAPLAHLGLVLVGEGYARFGGETLPGGEALARAGLEPVVLAAKEGLALINGTQFMAAIGALVLARARRLVKIADVAAAQTLEAVRASRTPFAPELQALRPHPGQIASAANLYRLLDDSEIVASHRWCGRVQDAYSLRCAPQVHGAVRDAVAYAEGVVGIELNAATDNPIVLADRGEVLSNGNFHGEPVAIALDTLKLALAELGSISERRIERMLNPALSNGLPPFLTEDGGLNSGFMIAQYVAASLVSEDKVLVHPASADSIPTSAGQEDHVSMGATAAVHLWHVCANVERVVGIELLCGAQGVDFLAPKRPGPAVAAAHAAVRELSPHVDADRSLASEIEAVAGRIRDGSLLAVVEAGSAPLR; from the coding sequence GTGGCGGCGACGATCGAGCTGAGCGGACACGATCTGGGCATCGAGGACGTCGAGCGGGTGGCCGTCGGCGGTGAGTCCGCCGTGCTCGGTGCCCGAGCGCTCGAGCAGATGGCCGCCTCGCGGGCGCTCATCGACCGCGTCGTTGCCGAGGGCACGCCCACCTACGGCGTCAACACCGGCTTCGGCCGCTTCGTCGACGTGCACATCGCGCCGGAGCAGGCGGCCCAGCTGCAGCTGAACCTGCTGCGGAGCCACGCATGCGGCGTCGGCGAGCCGTTCCCCGACGAGGTTGTGCGGGGGGCGACGCTCCTGCGGGCGAACGCGCTTGCCAAGGGCTCGTCCGGCGTCCGGGTCGAGCCGGTGCAGCTGCTGCTCGACCTGCTGACGGCCGGCGTTGTGCCGGTCGTGCCCTCGCGCGGGTCGCTGGGCGCGAGCGGCGACCTGGCGCCGCTCGCCCACCTCGGTCTCGTGCTGGTCGGGGAGGGCTATGCCCGCTTCGGCGGGGAGACCCTGCCGGGCGGCGAGGCGCTCGCCCGGGCCGGGCTCGAGCCGGTCGTGCTGGCCGCCAAGGAGGGCCTGGCGCTCATCAACGGCACCCAGTTCATGGCCGCCATCGGCGCGCTCGTGCTCGCCCGCGCCCGCCGGCTGGTGAAGATCGCCGACGTCGCCGCGGCGCAGACGCTCGAGGCGGTGCGGGCGTCGCGGACGCCGTTCGCGCCCGAGCTGCAGGCGCTGCGGCCCCATCCCGGCCAGATCGCGTCGGCCGCGAACCTCTACCGGCTGCTGGACGACTCCGAGATCGTCGCGTCGCACCGCTGGTGCGGGCGCGTCCAGGACGCCTACTCGCTGCGCTGCGCCCCGCAGGTGCACGGCGCCGTCCGCGACGCGGTCGCCTACGCCGAGGGCGTCGTCGGGATCGAGCTGAACGCCGCCACCGACAACCCGATCGTGCTGGCCGACCGGGGCGAGGTGCTCTCGAACGGCAACTTCCACGGCGAGCCGGTCGCGATCGCGCTCGACACGCTCAAGCTGGCGCTGGCCGAGCTGGGGTCGATCAGCGAGCGGCGCATCGAGCGGATGCTGAACCCGGCCCTCTCGAACGGCCTGCCGCCGTTCCTGACCGAGGACGGCGGCCTGAACTCCGGCTTCATGATCGCCCAGTACGTGGCCGCCAGCCTGGTCAGCGAGGACAAGGTGCTCGTCCACCCGGCCAGCGCCGACTCGATCCCGACCAGCGCCGGCCAGGAGGATCACGTCTCGATGGGCGCGACGGCGGCCGTGCATCTGTGGCACGTGTGTGCGAACGTCGAGCGGGTGGTTGGGATCGAGCTCCTGTGCGGCGCCCAGGGTGTCGACTTCCTGGCGCCGAAGCGGCCCGGCCCGGCCGTCGCCGCCGCCCACGCCGCCGTGCGCGAGCTCTCGCCGCACGTCGACGCCGACCGCTCGCTCGCGAGCGAGATCGAGGCGGTGGCCGGCCGCATCCGCGACGGCTCGCTGCTGGCCGTCGTCGAGGCCGGCTCCGCGCCGCTGCGCTGA
- a CDS encoding PQQ-dependent sugar dehydrogenase → MGRRLMLIAAALAAASALGYASSASKASGAVRLQRILHGLASPVYLTSPPGDTRLFVVDKCGVIRIDRAGRLLRRPFLNITANVSCTSEEGLLSMAFDPGYRTNGFFYVDFINRNGDTRVARYRVERLHPNIANPASKVIIAKVNQPPFSNHKGGQLQFGPDDKLYIGLGDGGSEGDPNNRGQSGGPLSAVLRLNVRIPGARPRVYAYGLRNPWRFSFDRTTGDLWIGDVGQDNWEEIDHLKAGTPAGTNFGWSYYEGTHVFKVQPINRTHLKFPAIQYPHSVASGPGNCAVTGGYVYRGTILKQLRGYYIYADFCSGRIWKRRAAGGRPVAMKISFKVPQISSFGEGRSGGLYVISLDGSIYKMIPG, encoded by the coding sequence GTGGGTCGGCGCCTCATGTTGATCGCCGCGGCCCTGGCCGCGGCCTCCGCCCTCGGTTACGCGAGCTCCGCCTCGAAGGCCAGCGGCGCGGTAAGGCTGCAGCGGATCCTGCATGGCCTGGCGAGCCCGGTCTACCTGACCTCGCCGCCCGGCGACACCCGCCTCTTCGTCGTGGACAAGTGCGGCGTGATCCGCATCGACCGCGCCGGAAGGCTGCTGCGCAGGCCGTTCCTGAACATCACGGCCAACGTCAGCTGCACCTCCGAGGAGGGGCTGCTCTCCATGGCGTTCGACCCGGGCTACCGCACGAACGGCTTCTTCTACGTCGACTTCATCAACAGGAACGGCGATACGCGGGTGGCCCGCTACCGCGTCGAGCGCCTGCACCCGAACATCGCCAACCCGGCGTCGAAGGTCATCATCGCCAAGGTGAACCAGCCGCCGTTCTCGAACCACAAGGGCGGTCAGCTCCAGTTCGGGCCCGACGACAAGCTCTACATCGGGCTCGGCGACGGCGGCAGCGAGGGCGATCCCAACAACCGCGGGCAGAGCGGCGGCCCGCTCTCTGCCGTCCTGCGCCTGAACGTGCGCATCCCCGGCGCGCGGCCGCGCGTGTACGCCTACGGCCTGCGCAACCCGTGGCGATTCTCGTTCGACCGCACGACCGGCGACCTGTGGATCGGCGACGTCGGCCAGGACAACTGGGAGGAGATCGACCATCTGAAGGCCGGCACGCCCGCGGGGACGAACTTCGGCTGGAGCTACTACGAGGGCACGCACGTCTTCAAGGTGCAGCCGATCAACCGCACCCACCTCAAGTTCCCGGCCATCCAGTACCCGCACTCGGTCGCCTCCGGGCCCGGCAACTGCGCCGTGACCGGCGGCTACGTCTACCGCGGGACGATCCTGAAGCAGCTGCGCGGCTACTACATCTACGCCGACTTCTGCTCCGGCCGGATCTGGAAGCGGCGCGCCGCCGGCGGCCGCCCGGTGGCGATGAAGATCAGCTTCAAGGTGCCGCAGATCTCGTCGTTCGGCGAGGGCCGCTCCGGCGGGCTCTACGTCATCTCGCTGGACGGCTCGATCTACAAGATGATCCCGGGCTGA
- the hutU gene encoding urocanate hydratase → MATAADTLVESLVGDLSAVRAPRGSELHCKGWHQEAALRMLCNNLDPEVAEDPTRLVVYGGSGRAARSHEALRAIVAALLELESDETLLVQSGKPVAVFRTHPGAPRVLIANSLLVPRFANWDEFRRLEAEGLTMFGQMTAGSWIYIGTQGILQGTYQTFAAAGEAHWGSPDLAGRTILTAGLGGMGGAQPLAASLAGAASLNVEVDPHRIERRLETRYLDEVADDIDDAVARVQRHAADGRGVSVGLLGNAGEVFPELHRRGVRFDLVTDQTSAHDMLNGYVPDGMSLAEALELRERDPDGYVRRARETAVRHVQAMLDMQAAGSHVFDYGNNLRTEAKDAGLENAFDFPGFVPAYVRPLFCIGAGPFRWAALSGDPADIARIDRALLEEFPDDVLLQRWLRLAPDRVAFQGLPARICWLGYGDRARAGLLFNDLVRRGEVSAPIAIGRDHLDTGSVASPFRETESMQDGSDAIADWPILNALLSASSGASWVSVHHGGGVGIGNSIHAGLVIVADGTAEMDERLQRVLTNDPGIGVARHADAGYEVALGAARERGVRLPMSEHGA, encoded by the coding sequence ATGGCCACCGCCGCCGACACCCTGGTCGAGTCGCTCGTCGGCGACCTCTCCGCGGTGCGCGCGCCGCGCGGCTCCGAGCTCCACTGCAAGGGCTGGCACCAGGAGGCCGCTCTGCGGATGCTCTGCAACAACCTCGACCCCGAGGTGGCCGAGGACCCGACCCGGCTCGTCGTGTACGGCGGCTCCGGCCGCGCCGCCCGCAGCCACGAGGCGCTTCGCGCGATCGTCGCGGCGCTGCTCGAGCTCGAGTCCGACGAGACGCTGCTCGTCCAGAGCGGCAAGCCGGTCGCCGTGTTCCGCACGCATCCGGGCGCGCCGCGCGTCCTGATCGCGAACTCGCTGCTCGTGCCCCGGTTCGCGAACTGGGACGAATTCCGCCGGCTGGAGGCCGAGGGCCTCACGATGTTCGGCCAGATGACGGCCGGATCGTGGATCTACATCGGCACGCAGGGGATCCTCCAGGGCACCTACCAGACCTTCGCCGCCGCCGGCGAGGCCCACTGGGGCTCGCCCGACCTGGCCGGCCGCACGATCCTGACCGCCGGGCTGGGCGGGATGGGGGGCGCCCAGCCGCTCGCCGCCTCGCTCGCCGGCGCCGCCAGCCTGAACGTCGAGGTCGACCCGCACCGCATCGAGCGCCGGCTCGAGACGCGCTACCTGGACGAGGTGGCGGACGACATCGACGACGCCGTCGCCCGCGTGCAGCGCCACGCCGCCGACGGCCGCGGCGTCTCGGTCGGCTTGCTCGGGAACGCGGGCGAGGTCTTCCCGGAGCTGCACCGGCGCGGCGTGCGCTTCGACCTCGTCACCGATCAGACGTCGGCCCACGACATGCTGAACGGCTACGTGCCGGACGGGATGAGCCTGGCCGAGGCGCTCGAGCTGCGTGAGCGCGACCCGGACGGCTACGTGCGCAGGGCCCGCGAGACCGCCGTCCGCCACGTCCAGGCGATGCTCGACATGCAGGCCGCCGGCAGCCATGTCTTCGACTACGGCAACAACCTGCGCACCGAGGCCAAGGACGCGGGCCTCGAGAACGCGTTCGACTTCCCCGGCTTCGTCCCCGCGTACGTGCGGCCGCTCTTCTGCATCGGCGCCGGGCCGTTCCGCTGGGCGGCGCTCTCCGGCGATCCCGCCGACATCGCCCGCATCGACCGGGCGCTGCTCGAGGAGTTCCCCGACGACGTGCTGCTGCAGCGCTGGCTGCGCCTCGCGCCCGACCGGGTGGCGTTCCAGGGGCTGCCCGCGCGCATCTGCTGGCTCGGCTACGGCGACCGCGCCCGGGCGGGGCTGCTCTTCAACGATCTCGTCCGCCGGGGCGAGGTGTCCGCGCCGATCGCGATCGGGCGCGACCATCTCGACACCGGCTCCGTGGCGTCGCCGTTCCGCGAGACCGAGTCGATGCAGGACGGCTCCGACGCGATCGCCGACTGGCCGATCCTGAACGCGCTGCTCTCGGCCTCGTCCGGCGCGTCCTGGGTGTCCGTGCACCACGGCGGCGGCGTCGGCATCGGCAACTCGATCCACGCCGGCCTCGTCATCGTCGCCGACGGCACCGCCGAGATGGACGAGCGGCTGCAGCGCGTGCTCACGAACGACCCCGGCATCGGCGTCGCCCGGCATGCGGACGCCGGCTACGAGGTGGCGCTGGGCGCCGCCCGCGAGCGCGGCGTGCGCCTGCCGATGAGCGAGCACGGGGCGTGA